One segment of Salvelinus fontinalis isolate EN_2023a chromosome 42, ASM2944872v1, whole genome shotgun sequence DNA contains the following:
- the LOC129841256 gene encoding zinc finger protein with KRAB and SCAN domains 1-like isoform X2: MFIFGCEGHLTGGYRSFVKPAGHNTWRDDQPITVDEGSETSSQHVIVIESEDAEAAGPGELSLVKQEGSEGEEDPWHSRDIQTGAASGVPPVATEDPTSPTQSRIRHRITEVSGMPNSALKSETDTKTLTETHRLLHTGTDHRSDPERLGLVPLGCPPAPGSEYLTVFHQSQKTLHSREDGNAIETGVEDPSCSYSTEMDPGNISLGLETQTNLSRGDWNRYSSSVFSEGCLDKKGEVIVIDEVTVKVEGDASPTWNVDSHLGDGHSQGRDFLDYRESLETIPNDVTHSPLHTLRDRDPVSTSMGPSDSHNLFDQVLNSNDSARAQAQGGGATSDSSKEKRFLCMFCSKGFSCPQKVEIHQRFHTGVKPFSCNQCHMCFAQSGDLKRHQRVHTGEKPYSCPQCEKRFSRLDKLKMHLKVHTGERPFACTHCRKRFSERSYLRIHQQKNHSTL; this comes from the exons gtgaaggacatctcactggaggctacaggagctttgtgaagccagcgggacacaatacatggagagatgaccaaccaatcactgttgatgaggggagtgAAACCTCAAGCCAGCACGTAATCGTGATAGAG TCTGAAGATGCAGAGGCTGCAGGTCCTGGAGAATTGTCTCTGGTCAAGCAGGAGGGgtctgaaggagaagaggacccaTGGCACAGCAGAGACATCCAGACTGGAGCAGCATCTGGAGTGCCCCCTGTAGCCACAGAGGACCCCACATCACCTACCCAGTCCAGGATCCGACACCGCATCACGGAGGTCAGTGGAATGCCGAACTCCGCCCTCAAGTCAGAGACCGACACCAAGACATTAACTGAAACACACAGGCTATTACACACAGGAACTGACCACAgatcagacccagagagactgggGCTGGTGCCACTCGGCTGTCCTCCTGCTCCCGGTTCCGAATACTTAACGGTATTTCACCAGAGCCAGAAGACGCTTCATTCCCGTGAAGATGGTAATGCGATAGAAACTGGCGTTGAGGATCCGTCTTGTTCTTACTCTACAGAGATGGACCCTGGCAATATATCCTTGGGATTAGAGACGCAAACTAATCTGTCTAGAGGGGACTGGAaccggtacagtagtagtgtgttCTCTGAAGGGTGCCTAGATAAGAAAGGGGAGGTTATAGTCATTGATGAAGTGACTGTGAAAGTGGAGGGTGACGCTTCTCCCACATGGAATGTGGATAGTCACCTAGGTGACGGACACTCACAAGGCAGAGACTTCTTAGATTACAGGGAAAGCTTAGAGACAATTCCAAATGACGTGACCCACTCCCCTTTACACACGCTCAGGGATCGGGACCCAgtgtccacatcgatgggaccttCCGATTCACACAACCTTTTCGATCAGGTATTGAACTCAAACGACAGCGCTAGAGCCCAGGCTCAGGGAGGGGGAGCAACATCAGACAGTAGTAAAGAGAaacggttcctctgcatgttctgtagCAAAGGCTTCAGCTGTCCTCAAAAGGTGGAGATTCACCAGAGATTCCACACAGGGgtgaaacccttcagctgtaACCAGTGTCACATGTGCTTTGCCCAGTCTGgtgacctgaagaggcaccagagggtccacacaggggagaaaccctacagctgcccacagtgtgagaagaggttctcccgcCTGGACAagctgaagatgcacctgaaAGTCCACACGGGAGAGAGGCCGTTCGCCTGTACGCACTGCaggaagaggttctcagagaggagctacctcaggatacaccagcagaaaaaccATTCCACTCTATAA